AGGGATTCTTTCACCGGGAAGTTCAAGTGGATTTAATAGGTACAGGATTGACCCGGCAACAGGTGATACAACATATACACAAGCATTTTTTAACCAGGTTCAGGCTGCCAATCCTCCGGGATTTGTCGGAAGTGAAGCAGCCGTAAATGGGGAGTGGTTACAGCGCTTGAATAGTTGGATTGAACACCATGGGAATCGGTTGTTGGAACGAATTGATGCTCTTCTGGATGAAGAATCTTACGCCGCATATATGTCATACGAAGAAAGCGCTGATCTTTCGATGTATGAGGAAGTGAATTTTCGATACACGTTTCTTGAACATCTCACCGAATAGATCCAACCCAATTTTCAATTCAAACAGATGATTCTACTATGAAAGATTCTAACTCAATATTTTATCGAATGGTACTGCTGGCTGCGGTTGTTGCACTGCCGGTTTGTTCAGCAGTTGCACAGAATGGTGTAGATGATCAGTCCTCCCGGGTAAATGATATTCTAAACCAAATGCAGCAGGATATGCAGAATTCTGACACCGTACCCGATTCCATTGTGGCTCCTCCGCCCATAGCCCTCCAGCAGGCTCTGGATGATTCCACCGTTGAAATGTATCAGAAAGCAATGCAGGCCTACTATAAGTACCGGGTATCAGGATTTGAGCATCGTCAAAATGTTTTTTTGTGGCAGCTTACCTCCTCCAAAATGATCTTTTTCGGGGTTTTACTGATGGTGTTTTGCGGTATCTGCTTTTCGGGAATTCAATTTTACAAATCGATGACGAGGGGACCGGATGAGGGATCGGTAGACGTGGATGCCGCGGTAACAGAATTTGAAGCCTCAGCAAGCGGAATTAAAGTGAGCTCCTCCGTTCTTGGAATAATTGTTTTGGTTATCTCGCTGGCATTCTTCTACCTCTACCTGGTATATGTTTATCCAATCAGTGAAATTTTTTAATCAAAATGATCAGACAGGTCGATTATGAAACGTAAATCTCATGCTTTCCTGGTAGCTGCACTTCTAATCCTGATTGGTCTGCCCGGTCAAATAATTGGACAGACCGGTACGGATAATACATTACCGGAACATGCTTTTGATTTCTGGCTGGGTGAATGGGATCTTACCTGGCAGAATGAAGACGGTACCACTACATCAGGAAAAAACAGAGTGCGCCGTATACTCGACGGTCATGTGATAGAAGAGAACTTTGAAGCCCTGACAGGAGATATGGCCGGGTATGTAGGGAAAAGTTATTCCGTATACAATTCACAAACCGGTGAGTGGAAACAGACCTGGGTGGATAATGGAGGAGCTTATCTCGATTTTACCGGAGATATTGACGGGGGCAATCGAATTTTCTATCGAACTGCGATTAGCTCGAACGGCAGCCGGTTGTTGCAGCGGATGGTCTTCTACGACATTACGGAAGATTCGCTGAGCTGGGACTGGCAGAGATTGGAAGATGATGGTGAAACCTGGCAGCTAATGTGGAGGATTCAATACCGGCGATCTTTGGTAGAATGATTTCTGCTGCACAAATCCATTCCCTAATTAAAACAGGGTCAACTCTATTCATCCTGATGATAAATCAAAGATTAAAGATCGGGATTAGGAATAACCAATTCAAATGTCAATCAATCACAACGTAGCTATGAAAGAATCAGGAAAGATTAACTATATCGAGATGCCTTCGCGAGATCTTGAGGAAACCAAGAGATTTTTTAAGTCTGTGTTTGGATGGTCGTTTGTTGACTACGGCCCGGAGTATGTTTCTTTTGAAAACGCCGGGATTGATGGCGGTTTTTTCAAGTCAGATAAATATTGCTCCACGGCTAACGGTAGTGTATTGGTTGTTCTATACAGCTCAGATCTGGAAAAATCTTTAGAAGACGTGAAATCTGCCGGGGGCAAGATTATTCGGGAGATCTTCTCTTTTCCCGGTGGTTGCAGGTTTCACTTCTCTGATCCCAACGGAAACGAGTTTGCGGTTTGGTCTGAAGACAAAGCAAAACCGGATCGGTAATGATTCGATAGTCCGGTTTATTTACAGATTTATTTTCTCTCTCAAATCGTTAGATTGAGTGACAGCAAATAGTATGTAAAAGATACCGTCAGTTTAAAAAATGAGTCAGCCAACCATCGAGGATGCCAGGAGTGCATTAAAAAAATATTGGGGATATGATGATTTCCGTCCCGGACAGGATGAGGCGATTCAGTCTGTATTGGATGGAAATCAGACCCTCGTACTCTTTCCTACAGGCGGCGGAAAGTCTCTATGCTACCAAGTTCCGGCAGTAGTTTTTGAGGGTTTAACGATCGTTATTTCACCCTTGGTGGCTTTGATGCAGGATCAGGTGGATCAACTGCAAAAATTGGGAATCAGATCTACTTTTATCAACAGTACCATTCCGGGTCACGAAGTTGAGCAGAGATTGGTCAATGCCCGAAACGGGATGTATAAACTGCTCTATATTGCTCCGGAACGGCTTGCTACTCAAAGATGGCAGGCAGAACTTCCAAATCTAAATATTGAACAGATTGCAGTTGATGAAGCTCACTGTATTTCGGAGTGGGGACACGATTTTAGGCCCAGTTATCGGAATATCAGAGAAGAACTTTCTCAGTTGGGTGATCAGGTCCGTTGGATTGCACTTACGGCAACGGCAACTCCGGAGGTAAAAAAAGATTTGCTGCAATCCCTTCGGTTTGATGAACCTAACGTAATATCCGGTGGATTTAAACGCCCGAATCTTCATTGGTGGGTTAATGAGACTCAAAAGAAGAGAGACCTTCTGATTAATGCCGTAAAAAAAGGGATCAAACTGGGCAGCGGAATTGTCTACTCCAATACGCGGAAAGATTGTCAGTACTGGGCAGATTTTTTCACGAATAAGGGAATATTGTCTAAACCGTATCACGCCGGATTAGACAGCGGCGTTCGTGAAAAAATACAGAATCAGTGGATATCCGGTGAGGTACCGCTGGTGGTGGCAACCAATGCGTTTGGAATGGGGATTGATAAACCTGATTGTCGTTTTGTGGTTCACTACTCCATGCCTTATACCCTGGAGGCTTATTACCAGGAGGCAGGGCGTGCCGGCAGGGATGGAGAGACAAGCTATCCAATCCTGATTTATAAAAAGAGTGATGTTGATCTTTTGAAATCCAGGATTTTACGATCCTATCCCGAGTATGAAATGCTTAACAAGATCTACATGGCGTTGTGTGATGAACTGAATTTAGCTGTTGGCAGCGAACATGAAGCTATGGAGCCCGTGGATTACAAAGCTGTTGCAAAGCGTTCCGGGTTTACTGAAAGGGAAATTCAAGTGGGTGTGGAAGTTCTGCAGCGACTGGAAATTTTAGAGCTGACTGACCTCTATCGGTCTAAAGTAGGCATTCATTTTTTAGTGAGCCGATCGTATGTGAGAGATAAGGTGGATGAACTTGAATCTAAAAAAGGAGAATTCCTGGATCAGCTTTTCAGAATTTACGGTCCTCCGTCTTTTGCAGATTTTCACTATATCGAAACGCAGTATCTGACGGATAAGCTTAGCATAAACTCAAATCAACTTCGAAAAGCACTTCGGGTGTTTAGTGAGCATGACCAAATATTGAAGGTAAAATATATCGGGGAAAAACCTTTGGTGAGACTCATGAACCCACGAATGCCGAATCTGCACATCGATCAGAAAAAAGCCTATCACTATAGAGATGTGCTGCTCAAAAAATTGGAGTATATGGATGGTTATGCCTCCACTCAAGGATGCAGGGAAGTCTATTTACGAACCTATTTCGGAGAGACGGATGCCCGGCCGTGTGGCAACTGTGATAACTGTAAATATATCAGCAAAGAGAAACTGGGAGCGGTTACGGATTCAGATATCAAAAAGGTAAAAGAGATTTTGATGTCCGGCGCTCACGATATTCAGACAATTCAAAACCGAACAGATTGGGATCGGGAAAAGTTGAAACAGGTGATCGAATTTATGCAAAGAGAGCAAGTGATTACCAGGGTTGAGGAGAAGAAGGAAACCTACAAGCTTTCATAATGTGCATTTCTTGATGAATAGAAGACCTTATTAAAAAGTTTGGTCATTCTGAGTAAAACGAAGAATCTGTAGGCCCTTGATAAATATGATGTGGAGAGATTATTCAATCTATGCAAGATGACATTATAGCTTTTCAAAACATATAAATACATAGTTCATCGTTTAAAGCCACTATGGGAATTTCATTAGTTAAATACCAAACTTTTTCCGGATAATTTGCATTATAACCATAGAGAAAAGGGTTTTAAAGTAAATAAGCCCTAATTAAATTTACCTTTTTGCTATTTAATGTTTAGTTTAAGCCGGCTCAGAAAATAAGATGACAAATAAAAGCATTTAGGGAACTCTCAAGTCATAAAAAGTAATATCAACAAAAGCTTTATC
This is a stretch of genomic DNA from Rhodohalobacter barkolensis. It encodes these proteins:
- a CDS encoding DUF1579 family protein, with the protein product MKRKSHAFLVAALLILIGLPGQIIGQTGTDNTLPEHAFDFWLGEWDLTWQNEDGTTTSGKNRVRRILDGHVIEENFEALTGDMAGYVGKSYSVYNSQTGEWKQTWVDNGGAYLDFTGDIDGGNRIFYRTAISSNGSRLLQRMVFYDITEDSLSWDWQRLEDDGETWQLMWRIQYRRSLVE
- a CDS encoding VOC family protein, with product MKESGKINYIEMPSRDLEETKRFFKSVFGWSFVDYGPEYVSFENAGIDGGFFKSDKYCSTANGSVLVVLYSSDLEKSLEDVKSAGGKIIREIFSFPGGCRFHFSDPNGNEFAVWSEDKAKPDR
- a CDS encoding RecQ family ATP-dependent DNA helicase; translation: MSQPTIEDARSALKKYWGYDDFRPGQDEAIQSVLDGNQTLVLFPTGGGKSLCYQVPAVVFEGLTIVISPLVALMQDQVDQLQKLGIRSTFINSTIPGHEVEQRLVNARNGMYKLLYIAPERLATQRWQAELPNLNIEQIAVDEAHCISEWGHDFRPSYRNIREELSQLGDQVRWIALTATATPEVKKDLLQSLRFDEPNVISGGFKRPNLHWWVNETQKKRDLLINAVKKGIKLGSGIVYSNTRKDCQYWADFFTNKGILSKPYHAGLDSGVREKIQNQWISGEVPLVVATNAFGMGIDKPDCRFVVHYSMPYTLEAYYQEAGRAGRDGETSYPILIYKKSDVDLLKSRILRSYPEYEMLNKIYMALCDELNLAVGSEHEAMEPVDYKAVAKRSGFTEREIQVGVEVLQRLEILELTDLYRSKVGIHFLVSRSYVRDKVDELESKKGEFLDQLFRIYGPPSFADFHYIETQYLTDKLSINSNQLRKALRVFSEHDQILKVKYIGEKPLVRLMNPRMPNLHIDQKKAYHYRDVLLKKLEYMDGYASTQGCREVYLRTYFGETDARPCGNCDNCKYISKEKLGAVTDSDIKKVKEILMSGAHDIQTIQNRTDWDREKLKQVIEFMQREQVITRVEEKKETYKLS